In one Candidatus Planktophila versatilis genomic region, the following are encoded:
- a CDS encoding NAD-dependent succinate-semialdehyde dehydrogenase, translated as MRTQLYIDGQWVDGIGTLDVIDPSDGSVIAKVATSSDDQNLAAVEAADRAGPSWAQTAPRVRSEILRKAFEMMIAEADYLAELISKENGKALPDARAEVNYAAEFFRWFAEETVRISGDFRMAPSGDKRILVTHQPIGVSLLITPWNFPAGMATRKIGPAIAAGCTMILKPAGETPLTALAIADILERCGLPKGVLNVILPAKTGPAISKLLHDDRVKNLSFTGSTQVGKILLKEAADQVIRCSMEMGGNAPFVVLDDANVEEAVKGLMLAKMRNGGAACNAANRIYVARAIGDKFIAEFTKAMAAMKMGVGREAGTQLGASVSMKERNKIAELVDASKARGAKVHLGATTPDGPGAFYPATVLEVSKDDDLLANEIFGPVAPIALFDTDEEALVLANDTEYGLMSFVYSQDLKRAIRFAEGIDAGMVAINRGLISDPAAPFGGVKQSGLGREGGFEGVHEFLQTKYIGVEI; from the coding sequence ATGCGCACTCAGTTATATATAGATGGTCAATGGGTAGATGGAATCGGCACGCTAGACGTTATCGACCCCAGTGACGGCTCTGTTATCGCCAAAGTTGCCACATCCAGTGATGATCAGAACCTCGCCGCCGTAGAGGCCGCCGACCGCGCGGGCCCATCGTGGGCACAGACTGCCCCACGCGTGCGAAGTGAAATTTTGCGGAAAGCCTTTGAGATGATGATTGCCGAAGCCGATTACTTGGCTGAACTGATCTCAAAAGAAAATGGTAAAGCTTTACCTGATGCAAGGGCTGAAGTGAATTACGCGGCAGAATTTTTCCGCTGGTTTGCTGAAGAGACTGTTCGAATTTCAGGTGATTTCAGAATGGCACCTTCGGGGGATAAGCGAATTCTGGTCACACACCAACCTATTGGTGTCTCGCTTTTAATTACACCGTGGAATTTTCCTGCCGGAATGGCAACGCGCAAGATTGGTCCAGCCATTGCCGCAGGCTGCACCATGATTTTGAAACCTGCTGGTGAAACACCACTGACTGCCCTCGCTATCGCCGACATCCTTGAGCGTTGTGGATTACCCAAGGGCGTCTTAAATGTAATTCTTCCAGCGAAAACTGGTCCAGCAATTAGCAAACTGCTTCACGATGATCGGGTAAAGAATTTGTCATTTACTGGATCCACCCAGGTCGGAAAGATTCTGCTTAAAGAAGCAGCAGATCAAGTAATTCGTTGCTCGATGGAAATGGGTGGTAATGCGCCATTCGTTGTTCTAGATGATGCAAATGTGGAAGAAGCCGTAAAGGGTTTGATGCTGGCAAAGATGCGCAATGGTGGCGCTGCATGTAATGCTGCCAACCGCATCTATGTCGCGCGTGCTATTGGCGATAAATTCATTGCAGAATTTACAAAGGCAATGGCGGCTATGAAAATGGGCGTTGGTCGAGAAGCTGGAACACAGCTTGGGGCAAGTGTTTCGATGAAAGAGCGAAACAAGATTGCCGAACTTGTCGATGCTTCAAAAGCGCGTGGTGCCAAAGTTCACCTCGGTGCTACTACTCCTGATGGTCCTGGTGCTTTCTATCCAGCAACCGTGCTTGAAGTTTCCAAAGATGATGACCTCTTGGCTAATGAAATCTTTGGCCCAGTTGCACCGATTGCACTCTTTGATACTGATGAAGAGGCCCTTGTACTGGCTAATGACACTGAATATGGGCTCATGAGTTTCGTGTATTCGCAAGATTTAAAGCGTGCCATCCGATTTGCAGAAGGTATCGATGCTGGCATGGTTGCAATCAACCGCGGATTAATCTCTGACCCTGCTGCGCCATTCGGTGGTGTAAAGCAATCGGGCCTTGGGCGCGAAGGTGGCTTTGAGGGAGTGCATGAGTTCTTGCAGACGAAATACATTGGCGTAGAGATTTAA